Proteins encoded in a region of the Mercenaria mercenaria strain notata chromosome 1, MADL_Memer_1, whole genome shotgun sequence genome:
- the LOC123533828 gene encoding RNA-binding protein lark-like produces the protein MSFRGGRGGGRGGGSGGKKPYTVSTKLYIGNIPETCRRMDLQKLFENYGKVVECDIVKNYGFVHYEDEDEAKQATAELNNTEFQGSILTVELSHSRVRHKPGMGGKQECYRCGKEGHWSKDCPKGPSRPKGYSDRGPDPYDYYRDRYPPPPPPDRFRPYPDPYDRRPPLPRDPYAAYPRERDPYARPPPEYYGRRDPYAAYDRRSADPYLDDYYRRPAGYLPPPPGTNRLSPPPSRARVAPY, from the exons ATGTCATTCCGAGGTGGAAGGGGTGGAGGTCGCGGTGGTGGAAGCGGTGGAAAGAAACCATATACAGTATCAACAAAGCTCTACATTGGCAACATACCAGAAACATGCCGAAGGATGGACTTACAGAAACTGTTTGAGAACTATGGCAAAGTTGTGGAATGTGACATTGTGAAAAACTACGGATTTGTG CATTATGAAGATGAAGACGAGGCAAAACAGGCGACTGCTGAACTGAACAACACTGAATTTCAGGGCTCTATATTGACTGTGGAG CTGTCGCACAGTAGAGTTAGACATAAACCAGGCATGGGAGGTAAACAAGAATGCTACAGATGTGGAAAGGAGGGTCATTG gtCAAAAGACTGTCCAAAGGGACC AAGCCGGCCAAAGGGCTACTCAGACCGTGGACCAGATCCCTATGACTATTACAGAGACAGGTACCCACCCCCACCTCCCCCAGACCGTTTCAGACCATACCCAGACCCTTATGACAGGAGGCCACCATTGCCAAGAGATCCATATGCAGCTTACCCAAGAGAAAGAGACCCATACGCCAGGCCACCTCCAGAATACTATGGCAGAAG AGATCCATATGCTGCCTATGACAGAAGATCAGC AGACCCATATCTTGATGACTACTACAGACGACCAGCTGG CTACTTGCCGCCGCCCCCGGGCACGAATCGATTGTCACCACCACCATCTCGGGCCCGCGTAGCTCCTTATTAA